One Drosophila willistoni isolate 14030-0811.24 chromosome 2R unlocalized genomic scaffold, UCI_dwil_1.1 Seg167, whole genome shotgun sequence DNA segment encodes these proteins:
- the LOC6646761 gene encoding nuclear hormone receptor FTZ-F1 beta encodes MPSMSSIKSEQCTSTPNSSGSYQLPVNMSLGATTSAATVSPSTRHNVSVTNIKCEVDELSTTNGNSLPIIANYNHGSLRIPLCGGVDKANNGEAESDSEAELTNIENLKVRRRVVGGGAMSSSDKNGPRPMSWEGELSETETNQTEEEVMETETGGQNGSSTVIKSEASSLTETLATVCPIKTELEHIAGELKPHSSKLTPGYPLCKLKLAPTQSDPINLKYEPSLGGDNSPLLHSRNKSNSGGHLPLPANPSPDSAIHSVYTHSSPSQSPLTSRHAPYTPSLSRNNSDASHSSCYSYSSEFSPTHSPIQGRHNPPSGGSIFTGGGAGPPQYAQLYRPLNVEAEAQNLSMDANSSSVDPTGSSNSTLPASPAGISRQQLINSPCPICGDKISGFHYGIFSCESCKGFFKRTVQNRKNYVCVRGGPCQVSISTRKKCPACRFDKCLQKGMKLEAIREDRTRGGRSTYQCSYTLPNSMLSPILSPDQAAAAAAAAVANQQQQRLQHQMNGFGNGSTSLPASPSLGVTPNPTCIKTEQTDTLSTNQSPRTASIPALLQEIMDVEHLWQYTDAELARINQPLSSSWSGSSSTSGGSSNGTGGPTSNTANNAQQMTNPLLASAGLSSNGENANPDLIAHLCNVADHRLYKIVKWCKSLPLFKNISIDDQICLLINSWCELLLFSCCFRSIDTPGEIKMSQGRKITLAQAKSNGLQACIERMLNLTDHLRRLRVDRYEYVAMKVIVLLQSDTSELHEAVKVRECQEKALQSLQAYTLAHYPDTPSKFGELLLRIPDLQRTCQLGKEMLTIKTRDGADFNLLMELLRGEH; translated from the exons ATGCCAAGCATGTCCAGCATCAAGTCGGAACAGTGTACGAGTACTCCGAATTCCAGTGGAAGCTATCAACTACCTGTTAACATGTCCCTAGGAGCAACAACATCTGCAGCAACCGTATCGCCATCCACGAGGCATAATGTTTCGGTGACAAATATTAAATGTGAGGTGGACGAATTGTCCACGACAAATGGCAATTCATTGCCTATTATAGCCAACTATAACCATGGAAGTCTGCGAATACCATTATGTGGAGGTGTGGATAAGGCAAACAACGGCGAGGCGGAATCCGATTCAGAGGCGGAGTTGACAAACATTGAGAATCTAAAGGTGCGGCGACGTGTGGTAGGCGGCGGAGCAATGTCGTCGTCAGATAAGAATGGCCCACGACCAATGTCCTGGGAGGGCGAGTTGAGTGAGACGGAGACCAATCAAACAGAGGAAGAGGTGATGGAAACGGAGACGGGTGGACAGAATGGATCGTCTACGGTGATAAAGAGTGAAGCTAGCAGTCTGACGGAAACCTTGGCTACCGTGTGCCCCATTAAAACCGAGCTGGAGCATATTGCCGGAGAACTGAAACCTCATTCCAGTAAATTAACTCCAGGCTATCCACTGTGCAAACTGAAATTGGCCCCCACACAGAGTGATCCGATTAATCTTAAGTATGAACCAAGTCTGGGTGGAGACAATTCTCCACTGTTACATTCGCGTAACAAGTCCAACAGCGGAGGACATTTACCGTTGCCCGCCAATCCCAGTCCGGATTCAGCCATACATTCCGTCTACACGCATAGCTCCCCCTCCCAATCGCCCCTAACATCTCGGCACGCCCCCTATACGCCCTCATTAAGCCGAAACAACAGTGATGCGTCGCACAGCAGCTGTTACAGCTACAGCTCAGAGTTCAGTCCCACCCATTCACCTATCCAAGGACGACACAATCCACCGAGTGGCGGCTCCATATTTACAGGCGGAGGCGCAGGTCCCCCCCAGTATGCCCAGCTGTATCGGCCACTCAACGTCGAAGCAGAGGCTCAAAATCTATCAATGGATGCCAATAGCAGCAGCGTCGATCCCACAGGCTCCTCCAACTCGACTCTGCCGGCCTCACCGGCTGGGATCTCGCGCCAACAGTTGATAAACTCGCCGTGCCCCATTTGTGGCGACAAGATCAGTGGCTTTCATTATGGAATATTCTCGTGTGAGTCCTGTAAGGGCTTCTTCAAACGCACTGTGCAAAATCGTAAGAACTATGTCTGTGTTCGCGGTGGACCCTGCCAAGTAAGCATCTCCACACGTAAAAAGTGTCCGGCCTGCCGCTTTGACAAATGCTTACAGAAGGGCATGAAACTGGAGGCGATTCGGGAGGATCGCACACGGGGCGGTCGCTCCACTTACCAATGCTCCTATACGCTGCCCAATTCTATGTTAAGTCCGATTCTCAGTCCAGATCAGGCGGCGGctgcggcggcagcagcagtagccaatcaacaacagcagcggcTCCAACATCAAATGAATGGATTTGGCAATGGATCAACATCCCTTCCAGCTAGCCCGAGTCTCGGTGTCACCCCCAACCCCACCTGCATCAAAACGGAGCAAACGGATACCTTGTCGACCAATCAATCTCCGCGGACAGCAAGCATTCCGGCGCTATTGCAG gaaaTCATGGATGTTGAACATCTGTGGCAGTATACTGATGCCGAACTGGCTCGAATTAATCAGCCGTTGTCAAGTTCCTGGTCTGGATCTTCATCTACGTCGGGGGGCTCTTCAAATGGAACTGGTGGACCAACGTCAAACACTGCCAACAATGCCCAACAAATGACCAATCCACTGCTGGCCAGTGCTGGTCTCTCATCAAATGGCGAGAATGCCAATCCCGATCTTATTGCTCATCTGTGTAATGTGGCCGATCACCGACTATACAAGATTGTCAAGTGGTGCAAGAGTTTGCCTCTGTTTAAGAATATTTCG ATTGATGATCAAATCTGCCTACTCATCAATTCATGGTGCGAGCTGTTGCTGTTCTCCTGCTGTTTTAGATCGATTGATACGCCCGGCGAGATAAAGATGTCGCAAGGTAGAAAAATTACACTGGCACAGGCAAAGTCCAATGGTCTCCAA GCCTGTATAGAACGGATGCTTAATTTGACCGATCACTTGCGGCGTTTACGCGTCGATCGATATGAATATGTTGCCATGAAGGTAATCGTTTTACTGCAATCTG ATACTTCAGAGCTACACGAGGCGGTGAAGGTTCGCGAATGCCAGGAGAAGGCATTGCAGAGCTTACAGGCTTACACACTCGCCCATTATCCAGACACACCGTCCAAATTTGGGGAACTGTTGTTGCGTATTCCCGACTTGCAAAGAACGTGTCAG TTGGGCAAGGAGATGCTGACGATCAAGACACGGGATGGCGCTGATTTCAA